A window of Pectobacterium carotovorum genomic DNA:
TCGGAATGACAGATCGCAATCTCAATATTCGCGTGGCGTTCAGCGCGATCAATAATATGGCTCGGCCCGTCAGTGCTGCACGCAGCGGCACGGCGGCGCTGGCTGACCAAATCAGAGCAACACAAAACACCCTCAACGGATTAGGACGGCAGGCCAGCAGCTTTGACCGTCTGAGTGCTGCATCCGCTAAAACAACCCGTGAACTGGAACAAGCTAAAGCCAAAGCCGCCGCGATGCGTGCCGAATTCGGTGCCGCCAGTGCGCGAACGGACGAACAAAACGCGGCACTAAAACGGCAACGTGAGCTGATCAGGCAATTATCAACGGCTCAGACCAACGAAACCGAACAGTTAAAACAACTGCGCGCAGAGCTGGCACGGCACGGCGTGATACTCGACCGCAGCCGCAGGGCAACAGACCAGATTAGCGATCAAACCGCACGCTATAACCGTATGTTAGCGGAACAGCAACGGCGGTTAGCGGCAGTGACGCAGGCACGCGCACGCTATGATCGGATGCAGCAGACGGCGAGTAACCTGCGTAGCACAGGGGCAATGGCAATCGGTGCCAGTGCAGCCGGTGCGTATGTCGGCGCCAGAATGATGGCCCCTAATCTGCAATCAGATAAAAGCGGGGCGGTGATTGCTGCACAAAATGCCGAAACCCCTGCAATGGGGGCACAGTATTCGAAAATCATTAAAGGGATTAATAGCGCCGGCGTGAGCAATGACCTCGCTCAGATCGCTGACACTGTATCTGCGGTGCGTAGCTCGCTAGGCGCATTAGGTGAGGTCGGTGAAGCTGAGTTAGACCGGATCTCGCGCAAAGCGTTAGATATGCAATCCGTGCTCGGCGGCGATACGGCGGAACATATCCAGATTGCCGCCATCATGATGAAAAATGGCCTGGCTCGCAGTAGCGATGAAGCATTCGATTTGATGGCGGCAGGAATGCAACGTGTGTCTACCCAGATGCGTGGTGAGCTGCCTGAGATATTGCATGAGTATTCAACGCATTTCAGGAACATGGGCTACAGCGGTTCTGAAGCCATGACGCTGCTGGTCAGCATGGCGCAACAAGGAAAGTTTGCGCTGGATAAGACCGGCGACGCCATCAAAGAATTTTCAATTCGCGGCTCTGACATGTCCAAAGCCAGTGTAGAGGCGTATGACGCCATCGGACTGAATGCACAGCGCGCGTCATCTGCCATTGCCAGCGGCGGAGCACAGGCGCGTAACGCGATGCAGCAAACTGCACAGGGGCTATTGAAGATTAAAGACCCAGCCGCGCGGGCGAATGCAGCCATTGCATTATTCGGTACCCCGATAGAAGACCTTTCTATCGATCAGATCCCTAACTTCCTGTCAGCGCTTGCCAATACCCAAGACCAGTTCAGCGATGTCAGCGGAACGGCCGAACGCATGGGCAGCACGTTACGCGATAACCTGTCGGGGGATATCGACAAGCTGGGTGGCGCACTGAGTGGGCTACGTTTTGCCATCTTTGAAAATGACTCCGGCGTTTTGCGCTCGCTGGCTCAGAGTGCGACGGCGTTAGTGAATAGCGTCCGTGAGTGGGTAACAGCTAACCCTGAACTGGCTCAAACACTGCTTGTGGTTGTGGGCGGCGCATTGGCGCTCACCGCCGCCATCGGCACCGTTTCTCTGGCCGCAGGCATATTGATGGGGCCATTTTCCAAACTGCAACTTGGCCTATCCCTGTTAAGCGGTGGTAAGGGTATTGGCACTGTTACAAGTATGTTCAGCAGGCTTAGCGGCGTTATGACGGGTAGCCTGTCCAGCACTCGCGCGTGGGGGGGTATCCTTACCAGTATACGCAGCGGCATCGGTGGAATCGGCAACATCGCCCAAGGCGCTGGTCGTGCGTTGTTGATGGTATTCACTCAGCCAGGCGCAGCGCTATCGGCGTTAGGTAATGGCGTGCGGATGCTGGCGACATCTGGATTTTCTGCACTGAGCGGTTCAGGTATGGCGGTATTTAACATCCTGCGTACGGGCTTCATGCTGTTGCTCAGTCCTATCGGCATTATCGGCGCGGCAATCGTTGCGGCCGGTGTATTGATTTACAAATACTGGGAGCCGATC
This region includes:
- a CDS encoding phage tail tape measure protein — its product is MTDRNLNIRVAFSAINNMARPVSAARSGTAALADQIRATQNTLNGLGRQASSFDRLSAASAKTTRELEQAKAKAAAMRAEFGAASARTDEQNAALKRQRELIRQLSTAQTNETEQLKQLRAELARHGVILDRSRRATDQISDQTARYNRMLAEQQRRLAAVTQARARYDRMQQTASNLRSTGAMAIGASAAGAYVGARMMAPNLQSDKSGAVIAAQNAETPAMGAQYSKIIKGINSAGVSNDLAQIADTVSAVRSSLGALGEVGEAELDRISRKALDMQSVLGGDTAEHIQIAAIMMKNGLARSSDEAFDLMAAGMQRVSTQMRGELPEILHEYSTHFRNMGYSGSEAMTLLVSMAQQGKFALDKTGDAIKEFSIRGSDMSKASVEAYDAIGLNAQRASSAIASGGAQARNAMQQTAQGLLKIKDPAARANAAIALFGTPIEDLSIDQIPNFLSALANTQDQFSDVSGTAERMGSTLRDNLSGDIDKLGGALSGLRFAIFENDSGVLRSLAQSATALVNSVREWVTANPELAQTLLVVVGGALALTAAIGTVSLAAGILMGPFSKLQLGLSLLSGGKGIGTVTSMFSRLSGVMTGSLSSTRAWGGILTSIRSGIGGIGNIAQGAGRALLMVFTQPGAALSALGNGVRMLATSGFSALSGSGMAVFNILRTGFMLLLSPIGIIGAAIVAAGVLIYKYWEPIKAFFSGFFSGLTAGLEPVKQSFSALSPIFDGIGQAISGVWDWFKKLFEPVNASSESLKQCTEAGKVFGEVVGMAIGGVVTVILKVAEGIGWILEKLGVIPKAANAAISASNAMNGAMPEKGYEPKKPVMYVWDKKQKKMVAQEWKPQPPKEADAVIKTGEAAKPPAGEGNKPKQTGALQDLTGSNPKTEKTGSTAKTEDKKDPNKLGDIVFKNVPPTVMLANGYRESQVMPAQPKIPLLERVKQTAGVLAASVLPFTVQPAGADVPAINSPAAQMKTAMSAGMANTDKYEINITIQDARSLDEDKLVARLRREIDDIERRKQRRQRSQLTDHV